In a single window of the Euryarchaeota archaeon genome:
- a CDS encoding (Fe-S)-binding protein produces the protein MNGSLSVLEVDDALSERMMRAASHAPAACFQCGTCAATCPVLSGEGRRVSARMILRRAQLGVPGGEDDGLWACTACRSCEVRCPRDVHIVEAVMGMRGVSLSDGKAPPEFHRLLWSTLEEGNPGNHPRSRRADWAKGSGLPAPGGTHKLLLYAGCAAAYDERIQRTARAAARLLVSSGVDVGWLGAAEKCCGDAVRSTGERGHLERLVAANVAAFNATGAERVVALSPHCFDIMRNLYPRYGLRAEVVHSTQLFSELVDAGRLVSPRRVDATVAYHDPCYLGRYNGVYEEPRKILESIPGLKVVEMRDSKDSALCCGGGGGGMWRREEGERLSDKRHAQAASTGAEILATACPYCIENFEDATKRLGGPAVLDVVELLSPAGGA, from the coding sequence ATGAACGGTTCCCTATCGGTCCTGGAGGTGGACGATGCCCTTTCCGAGCGGATGATGAGAGCGGCCTCCCACGCCCCGGCCGCATGCTTCCAGTGCGGGACCTGTGCCGCCACGTGTCCAGTCCTTTCCGGGGAGGGCCGTCGTGTCTCCGCCCGCATGATCCTCCGCCGGGCCCAACTGGGCGTTCCGGGAGGCGAGGATGACGGCCTCTGGGCCTGCACGGCGTGCCGGTCTTGCGAGGTACGCTGCCCCCGCGACGTCCACATCGTCGAGGCCGTGATGGGGATGCGCGGCGTGTCGCTTTCCGACGGCAAGGCCCCGCCAGAGTTCCATAGGCTTCTGTGGAGTACGCTCGAAGAAGGGAATCCAGGGAACCATCCGCGTTCCCGGCGCGCGGACTGGGCGAAGGGAAGCGGGCTGCCCGCACCCGGAGGCACGCACAAGCTCTTGCTCTACGCGGGCTGCGCCGCGGCATACGATGAGCGGATCCAGAGGACCGCCCGGGCCGCCGCGCGCCTTCTCGTCTCGAGCGGAGTCGACGTCGGGTGGCTCGGAGCCGCGGAGAAATGCTGCGGGGACGCGGTGCGCTCGACGGGCGAGCGCGGGCACCTCGAACGCCTCGTCGCCGCTAACGTCGCCGCGTTCAACGCGACGGGCGCAGAGCGCGTCGTGGCGCTATCGCCCCATTGCTTCGACATCATGAGGAACCTCTATCCGCGCTACGGGCTACGGGCAGAAGTCGTCCACTCCACGCAACTGTTCTCGGAGCTCGTTGATGCCGGACGGCTCGTCTCCCCACGACGCGTGGATGCGACGGTGGCCTATCATGATCCATGCTATCTTGGGCGCTACAACGGGGTATACGAGGAACCCCGCAAGATATTGGAATCGATCCCCGGCCTCAAGGTCGTCGAGATGAGGGACAGCAAGGACAGCGCGCTCTGCTGCGGTGGGGGCGGCGGCGGCATGTGGCGGCGCGAAGAGGGAGAACGTCTATCGGACAAGCGGCACGCCCAAGCGGCATCGACCGGCGCGGAGATCCTTGCGACCGCCTGTCCCTACTGCATCGAGAACTTCGAGGACGCCACCAAGAGGCTCGGGGGGCCGGCCGTCTTAGATGTCGTGGAGCTTCTTTCCCCTGCAGGAGGTGCCTGA
- a CDS encoding electron transfer flavoprotein subunit beta/FixA family protein — protein sequence MTLDVVVAVKVVPKPEEVSFNKETKTLDRAKAENVLNPSDKCAIEAALRLAQRHGGDVSVVSMGPPFAKAQLDLAIGMGATRAILASDRLFAGSDTYPTSRVLAAAIRLTGKWDVVLCGDEAADSATGQVPQGIAEWLGIPQVTFADRIDYEGGRLVLRRPVGRTIERASAPVPALVSLVAGAYEPRFPDFTRVTGSEKENTVEVVGAAQLGLREEEVGLKGSFTTVAGLVEGEAKARRRRLVEGSMEEKARAVADAIRASMGRAPRT from the coding sequence TTGACGCTCGACGTCGTGGTCGCCGTCAAGGTCGTGCCCAAACCCGAAGAGGTCTCCTTCAACAAGGAGACGAAGACGTTGGACAGGGCGAAGGCCGAAAACGTCCTGAACCCTTCCGACAAGTGCGCCATCGAAGCCGCCCTGCGGCTGGCGCAACGGCACGGGGGCGATGTCTCTGTCGTCTCCATGGGCCCTCCGTTCGCGAAGGCCCAACTCGATCTGGCGATTGGCATGGGTGCGACGAGGGCGATACTCGCAAGCGACCGGCTTTTCGCCGGCTCGGACACCTACCCCACATCCCGGGTCCTCGCCGCCGCGATCCGGTTGACGGGTAAGTGGGACGTCGTCCTGTGTGGCGACGAGGCGGCGGACTCCGCGACGGGCCAAGTGCCGCAGGGGATAGCGGAATGGCTAGGGATCCCGCAGGTGACTTTTGCGGATCGGATCGATTATGAAGGCGGCCGGTTGGTGCTTCGGCGGCCGGTGGGGCGCACCATAGAGAGGGCAAGCGCGCCGGTCCCGGCGCTCGTCTCGCTCGTGGCGGGCGCGTATGAACCACGTTTTCCGGACTTCACCCGCGTAACGGGTTCGGAGAAGGAGAACACGGTCGAGGTCGTGGGTGCGGCTCAGCTGGGGCTAAGGGAAGAGGAGGTCGGGCTCAAGGGCTCCTTCACGACCGTCGCAGGGCTCGTCGAGGGAGAGGCCAAGGCGCGGCGGCGAAGGCTCGTAGAGGGCTCGATGGAAGAGAAGGCGCGCGCCGTAGCAGACGCGATAAGGGCATCCATGGGCCGGGCCCCGCGGACGTAG
- a CDS encoding electron transfer flavoprotein subunit alpha/FixB family protein: protein MVSAKEGEWKGIWVFMERADQGLARVGLELLGRGRALADEVHEVLTAVILGDAVEAQASLAATHGADRVIVVEHPLLRNYSTESHAKVMTELVSARRPNIVLFGATPDGRDLAGRLAVRLRTGLTANAVRLEIDREKRILLAGVPGFGGSVVAMIKCETGRPQLSTVRAGVFAPCAADAERRFEVERVRVDLTEADVPVRLLGRESLAAEDVAAAERVVVAGLGVAGDLRPVERIALAMGASLAVTRPLVDAGGFGRDRQVGSTGIALRGKLAIVAGASGASHFVSGLRDVGLVIAINKDASAPIFEHADLCLVGDAAMILSLATDELERVEKVSV, encoded by the coding sequence TTGGTCTCGGCGAAGGAAGGCGAATGGAAGGGCATCTGGGTGTTCATGGAACGCGCCGATCAAGGCTTGGCACGCGTGGGGCTCGAACTCCTCGGTCGCGGCCGCGCGCTCGCCGATGAGGTACATGAGGTACTTACGGCAGTGATACTTGGCGACGCGGTCGAGGCGCAGGCTTCGCTCGCCGCGACCCACGGGGCGGACCGCGTGATCGTCGTGGAGCATCCGCTTCTTCGCAATTACTCCACGGAGAGCCACGCGAAGGTCATGACGGAGCTTGTCTCCGCGAGGCGTCCCAACATCGTCCTATTCGGCGCCACGCCCGACGGCCGCGATCTTGCGGGGAGGCTCGCCGTGAGGCTTCGGACGGGACTCACCGCCAACGCCGTCCGGCTTGAGATCGACCGGGAAAAACGGATCCTTCTCGCCGGCGTCCCGGGCTTCGGCGGCAGCGTCGTCGCGATGATAAAGTGCGAAACGGGCCGCCCCCAACTCTCCACCGTACGGGCGGGGGTCTTTGCGCCTTGCGCTGCGGACGCGGAAAGACGTTTCGAGGTCGAGCGAGTGCGCGTCGATCTTACCGAGGCCGACGTCCCGGTGCGCCTCCTTGGAAGAGAATCCTTGGCGGCCGAGGACGTGGCGGCGGCGGAGCGGGTCGTTGTCGCGGGGTTGGGCGTCGCCGGAGACCTTCGTCCCGTCGAAAGGATCGCGCTCGCGATGGGTGCAAGTCTCGCGGTCACGAGGCCCCTCGTCGATGCGGGCGGGTTCGGGCGGGACCGACAGGTGGGGTCGACGGGGATCGCGTTGCGCGGAAAACTCGCGATCGTCGCCGGGGCGAGCGGCGCGAGCCACTTCGTCTCGGGACTGCGCGACGTCGGATTGGTCATCGCCATAAACAAGGACGCGTCCGCCCCGATCTTTGAGCATGCCGACCTCTGCCTCGTGGGGGATGCGGCCATGATCCTCTCCCTCGCCACGGATGAACTCGAACGGGTCGAGAAGGTGTCGGTTTGA
- a CDS encoding PKD domain-containing protein has product MRRKGADGLVIVLMVALMTLTPGWSQAQASHETGGISLAGAVLPTGRARSAAVGITGTAYVFGGNDGSALDAVLAYSPATDSLTQISVKLPSGRYGSSAATDGRSAYVFGGRNHTSFFDEIAVFDPDAPSLRVDGGRLPTARAFTSAVWTGSTALVFGGLGPSGPLDSIVQYDPGTGVATTLEARLPYPLFDASAIWDGEAALIFGGFDNVSLRREVLRFDPAVGAVTTMGARLPSARDQTSAVWNGANAYVYGGGTGTLLLREVLRYSPSSDTFFIMAEKLPSGRDQSSAAWVGNRALVFGGFGGLMPLSEIVRHEPPNQAPVAAFDHLTRRLAATVDASDSTDPDGSIVSYSWDWGDGSDPGLGVTATHDYESEGTYAVALTVRDGAGASAKTSKDIVVSSVNQSPVADFRHTTRALVAKVDASSATDFDGAIVSYEWRWGDSSAAGMGVITEHSFPEPGTYAVTLKVIDDEGLSSTVVRDVAVSKSNFPPTPAFVAAVDGLAMTVDASASSDTDGRIVSYSWNWSDGTPDGAGRSTAHRFGSPGAYTVTLQVTDDAGAIGVSSQSAVVEGVGEEPDESGDAPVFALVGFALEPEKPLRGDSVVARLTISNQGNATGTATVRLRVNDSVYDVRLVTLPAGETLIVRFKGLKLEAEGLYRFESGIVGGPQSQPITVDVPMGSKADPMDEGLKTAVPNLPLEGFLALACACAGGALVRRRNSR; this is encoded by the coding sequence TTGAGACGGAAAGGGGCCGATGGTCTCGTCATCGTCTTGATGGTGGCGCTCATGACGCTCACCCCCGGGTGGAGCCAGGCCCAAGCCTCGCACGAGACGGGCGGCATCTCGCTTGCGGGGGCGGTCCTTCCGACCGGGAGAGCGCGATCGGCCGCCGTGGGGATTACTGGGACCGCCTACGTGTTCGGAGGTAACGACGGAAGCGCGCTCGACGCCGTACTCGCCTACTCGCCCGCCACCGATTCTTTGACCCAGATCTCGGTGAAACTGCCGTCCGGCCGCTACGGTTCAAGTGCTGCGACCGACGGGCGCTCCGCCTACGTGTTCGGGGGCCGCAACCACACTTCTTTCTTCGATGAGATCGCGGTCTTCGATCCAGACGCTCCCTCGCTTCGCGTGGACGGTGGACGGCTTCCGACCGCTCGCGCCTTCACAAGCGCCGTCTGGACGGGCTCGACCGCCCTGGTCTTTGGAGGCCTCGGGCCTTCCGGGCCGCTCGATTCGATCGTGCAGTACGACCCGGGGACCGGCGTCGCCACCACACTTGAGGCGAGGTTGCCGTACCCCCTTTTCGACGCGAGCGCCATCTGGGACGGGGAGGCCGCGTTGATCTTCGGCGGGTTCGACAACGTGAGCCTGCGACGCGAGGTGCTCCGTTTCGACCCCGCCGTGGGGGCCGTGACGACCATGGGCGCAAGGTTGCCCTCCGCCCGTGACCAGACGAGCGCTGTTTGGAACGGCGCTAACGCCTACGTCTACGGCGGGGGGACGGGGACCTTGCTCTTGCGCGAGGTGCTTCGCTACTCGCCATCGTCCGACACTTTTTTCATCATGGCCGAGAAGCTTCCGAGCGGGCGCGACCAGTCGAGCGCCGCGTGGGTCGGGAACCGCGCCTTGGTCTTTGGAGGCTTTGGCGGGTTGATGCCGCTTTCAGAGATCGTGAGACACGAGCCGCCGAACCAGGCACCCGTCGCCGCCTTCGACCATCTCACTCGGCGGCTCGCGGCAACGGTCGACGCATCGGATTCGACCGACCCCGACGGGAGCATCGTGTCGTATTCGTGGGATTGGGGCGACGGCTCCGACCCGGGCCTTGGCGTAACGGCGACTCACGACTACGAAAGTGAAGGCACGTATGCCGTCGCGCTTACCGTGAGAGACGGTGCGGGAGCGAGTGCCAAGACATCGAAGGACATCGTCGTGTCGAGCGTGAACCAATCGCCGGTGGCCGACTTCAGGCACACGACGCGAGCGCTCGTCGCGAAGGTCGACGCCTCGTCCGCCACGGATTTCGATGGGGCCATAGTGTCCTACGAGTGGCGTTGGGGGGACTCGAGCGCCGCTGGCATGGGCGTCATCACGGAGCACTCGTTCCCTGAGCCCGGAACGTACGCGGTCACGCTCAAGGTGATCGACGACGAAGGTCTTTCCAGTACGGTCGTGCGGGATGTGGCGGTCTCGAAGTCCAACTTCCCGCCTACACCCGCCTTCGTGGCCGCGGTCGATGGATTGGCGATGACCGTGGATGCAAGCGCTTCATCGGACACGGACGGACGGATCGTGTCGTACTCGTGGAATTGGAGCGATGGCACGCCGGACGGGGCCGGTCGTTCGACGGCCCACAGGTTCGGCTCCCCCGGCGCCTACACGGTCACCCTCCAAGTGACTGACGACGCGGGCGCCATCGGCGTATCGAGCCAGTCGGCGGTGGTGGAGGGTGTCGGCGAAGAGCCCGACGAGTCGGGTGACGCGCCGGTGTTCGCGCTCGTGGGCTTCGCTTTGGAGCCTGAAAAACCCCTGCGCGGCGATTCGGTCGTCGCGAGGCTCACGATATCGAACCAGGGGAACGCCACGGGGACGGCGACGGTCCGGTTGCGCGTCAACGATTCCGTCTACGACGTCCGTTTGGTCACCCTTCCGGCCGGCGAGACGCTGATCGTCCGCTTCAAGGGATTGAAGCTCGAAGCCGAGGGTCTTTACCGGTTCGAATCGGGGATCGTCGGAGGCCCGCAATCCCAGCCGATCACCGTGGACGTCCCCATGGGATCGAAGGCG